Part of the Oerskovia paurometabola genome is shown below.
TTCGCGATCTTCGCGAGCGCCGAGGCGGGCAGGAACGCGTACCCCAGGATGCTGACGAGCGAGATCACGAAGAACGTCCCCGTCCCGGGGCCCAGCAGCCCGTCGTAGAACCCGATCGCGAGCCCGATCCCCGCGGCGGCCCACCGGTGGCCGTTGCCCTCCCAGCGCAGGTTCGTCGTGTGGCCGAGCTTCGGCCTGGCGATCGTGTACGCCGCCACGGCGATCAGGACCACCAGGATGATGGGCTTGAACAGCTCGGCGGGGATCTTCGACGCGAGCGCCGCACCGCCCACCGCCCCCACGAGCGCCGCGAGCGCCATGGGGCCCGCGGTCCGAAGGTCCGGCCCCACGCGCCGGTAGTACGTCGTCGCGCTCACGGACGTGCCCATGATGCTCGCGAGCTTGTTCGTCGCGAGGGCCTGGACCGGGCTGATACCGGGGACGAGCAGCAGCGCAGGGAGCTGGACGAGCCCTCCCCCACCGACCACGGCGTCGATCCAGCCCGCGGTCAGGCCTGCGAGGACCAGCAGAGCGATCGTCAGGAGGTCGAGCTCGAGCCCGCCCGAGCCGGGCAGCACGATCCCGTCGCCAGCAGCGAGAGGCGCGTGCGCCACGAGAGGAAGCGTCGCGGCGAGGTCCCAGGTCACACGGAAGTCTTGCACGACGGCGGACAGGTCACTCAGGAGGCGCACGAGCCGCCCGGACGTCACCCGGCCTGGCTGCACCGCGCCGGCGCGTGCACCGCTACGCTCGGCGCCATGACGAGCACAGGGGCTCCCCAGGGGGATCCAGCAGAGCACCGACCACCCGGACAGGCCGACCCGCCCGCGACGCCTCCCGCACCACGACCCGCCCCGGACGCCACCGCACCGTCGGGGAGCGACGCCGTCGGGCCGGAGGTGCCCGTGGCACCCGAGGCGCCCGCGGCACCCGGCCCGGACCACGCGCCCGACGGCGTCGCCGTCCCCGGCGGGATCGTCGCCCAGGGCGTGCGGCGCGCCTTCGGGACCGTGCACGCGGTCGACGGTGTGGACCTCGTGGCGCGCCCCGGCCGGGTCACGGCGCTGGTGGGGCCCAACGGCTCGGGCAAGACGACGCTCCTGCTCGTCCTCGCGGGCCTCCTCACCCCCGACGCGGGCACGGTGCGCGTCGCGGGCTTCGACCCGGTCACGCAGAGCTTCGCGGCGCGCGCCCGCACCGGGTGGATGCCCGACGCGTTCGGCACCTGGGACTCCTTGACGGCCCGCGAGGTCCTCACGACGTTCGCCGCCGCCTACCGGCTCCCTGCCGCGGTGGGAGCCGCGCGCGCGGCCGAGCTGCTGGCCCTGGTGCACCTCCAGGAGTACGCCGACCGCCCCGCGAGCGTCCTGTCGCGCGGGCAGAAGCAGCGCCTGGGCCTGGCTCGCGCGCTGGTCCACGACCCGGACGTCCTGCTGCTCGACGAGCCCGCGAGCGGCCTCGACCCGCGCTCGCGCGTCGACCTGCGCATCCTCGTGCGCGAGCTCGCGGCCCGTGGCAAGACCGTCCTCATCTCGAGCCACGTGCTGACCGAGCTCGACGAGATGGCCGACGACGCCGTCTTCCTCTCGCGCGGGCGTACCGTCGCGTCGGAGACGGTGGGCGAGGCCGCGACGACGCGGCGCACGTGGCGCGTGCGCGCGCTCGACCCGGTCGCGCTGCACACCTGGCTCACCGGGGCGGGGGTCGTGTTCGGCACCGAGCCCGACGGCGCCGCGCTGGTCGACCTGGACAGCGACGCCTCGGCCGCAGCGCTCCTGCGCGACGCGGTCGTCGCCGGGGTCCCCGTCGTCGCGAGCGCCCCCGCCGGGGGCATCCTCGAACAGGCCTACCTCGCCCTCGAGGAGGAGCGTCGATGAGCACCCAGCAGTTCCTCTCCCCCCAGCCGACCGGGACGGCCCCGACGGGCAGCGCGAGCACGCCGGACAAGCGCGGCGACTGGTCGCTGTCGTGGCACGGCGTCAGGACCGTCGCAACCCTCGAGCTGCGTCAGCGCGTGCGCTCGACCCGGTGGAAGATCGCGCTCGTCGTGTGGTTCGTGGTCGTCGGCGGCATCACGCTCCTGACGTCGGGTGCCCTCTCCTTCACGACGGGATACGACAACGGCTCCGACGTGCAGTACGGCCCGATCATCTTCGGCGCCGTGGTCTTCTTCGTCCTCTTCCTCGGCCTGCTCGTGGCCCCGACGCTCAGCGCCTCCGCGATCAACGGCGACCGGAACGCCGGGACCCTCGCGACTCTCCAGGTGACGCTGCTGACCGCGGCGGAGATCGTCGTCGGGAAGCTCGTCGCGGCGTGGAGCGCGGCGCTCGCGTTCCTCGTCGTGAGCATCCCGTTCATCGCGTGGGCGCTCGTCGCGGGCGGGGTCTCGTTCCTGTCGCTGGTCACGACGGTCCTGCTGCTCGCGGTGCTCCTCGCGGTCGTGTGCGCGATCGGGCTCGGGTTCTCGGCGCTCACGACCAAGACGTCGGGCTCCGCGGTCCTGACCTACCTGACCGTCGCGGGGCTCACGGTGGTCAGCCTCATCGCGTTCGGGCTCACGGTCCCCCTGGTGACGTACGAGAGCGAGGCCCAGGTCTGGAGCGTCCCTGACGACTACGACGGGGAGTACGGGACGGCCCCCGAGTGCGAGTGGCAGGCGCGCGAGCTCACGCAGAGCCACACCGAGCTCACCTGGTGGCTCCTCGCGGTGAACCCGTTCGTCATCGTCGCGGACGCCGCGCCGCAACCCACGTACGCGGACAGCGACGAGGCGTACTTCTCGACGTCCGACCCGCTGTCGCTGATCCGAGCAGGTGTGCGCGCCGCCCGGACCGGGCCCTCCCCCGTCCAGGACTGGTGCTACGGCAACGGCGCCGACTACGAGTCGCCGGTCGACGCCCCGGAGGCGGACGACTCCCCCGTCTGGCCGTGGGGGCTGGGCGCGAACCTGCTCCTCGGCGCGGGCGGCGTGGTCCTGGCCGTGCGGCGCCTGCGCATCCCGACCGCGAAGCTGCCGCGCGGTACGCGCGTGGCCTGAGCGGACTCGTACCAGGACGGGCGCGACCGCGTGGTCGCGCCCGTCCGGCGTCTCTCAGACTGCGCCGCTGACGCGGGCGGTCGTGGATCAGGCGTGCAGCGCGTCGTACTCCGCCTCGGCGGCGACGTCGTCCTCGACGTCGAGCCGCAGGTGCGCGAGCACGAGCTGCAGGACGCGCAGCGCGCTCGCGGCCCGCTCGCCCCACAACGACAGGTAGGAGAACTGCCACCACCACAGGGCCTCGAGCTCCTGGCCCGAGTCGTAGTGCTGGAGCCCCTTGGCCAGGGCCTCGGCGATGCACGCGATGTCCCCGGACACCGACGCCTGCCCGACGACCGCGCCCAGCACGGGGTCCTCGATCTCCGGGTAGTCGTCGAGGCCGTCGAGTAGCCGGGCCAGGCCTTCGCGCAACGGGTCGAGGTCGGTCTCGGGCCCGGCGTCGGGCTCGAAGCGCTGGTCCGGGACGACGTCCATCATGGCGCCGAGCCGTGCGCCGACCGCCAGCAGGTCCGACGTGGCCAGGAGCAGCAGCGGGATCGCGGCCTCCGGGGCGGCGCCCGAGGCGACCTCGGCGGTCGTCGTGAGGAAGGTGCGCGCCTGCGCGGACACCGAGGCGGCGACGGACCTCAGGTCCGACCCCACGGCCTCTTCGGTCTCAACCACTGACGACCCTCCGTCCCTCGAACGCCCGCCCGAGCGTCACCTCGTCGGCGTACTCCAAGTCTCCACCCACCGGCAGCCCGGACGCCAGGCGGGACACGCGCAACCCCATGGGCGAGAGCATGCGCGTGAGGTAGGTGGCCGTGGCCTCGCCCTCGACGTTGGGGTCCATCGCGAGGATGACCTCCTGGACCGCGCCGTCGGCCAGCCGGGTCAGGAGCTCGCGGATGCGCAGGTCGTCGGGGCCGACGTTGTCGATGGGGTTGATGGCCCCACCGAGCACGTGGTACTTGCCGCGGAACTCGCGCGTGCGCTCGATCGCGACGACGTCCTTGGGCTCCTCGACGACGCAGATCACCTCTGCGGAGCGTCGGGGGTCACGGCAGATGCGGCACTGCTCCGACTCCGCGACGTTGCCGCAGATCTCGCAGAACCGCACGCGCAGCTTGACCTCGGTGAGCGCGTCGGCGAGCCGCCGCACGTCCGCGGCGTCGGCCGCGAGGAGGTGGAACGCGATGCGTTGGGCACTCTTGGGGCCGACTCCGGGGAGTCGGCCGAGCTCGTCGATCAGGTCCTGGACCGCGCCTTCATACACTCCCCCAGCCTACGTGGCGCCACCGACTCCGAAGTCCGCCGCGCGCAGGCGTCGCGGGCCGTGTGTCAGGCGTCGTGTCAGTCGTCCGCCGCGACGATCTCCACCTCGAAGCCGTCGGCGTTCTCGAGGTAGGCCGCGTAGTGCTGGGGGCCGCCCGCGTAGGGGTGGGCGTCCGCGAACATCAAGCTCCACCCGTGCTCGGCCGCGCGCGCCGCCAGGTCGTCCACCTCGCTCGGGCGACCGCCCGAGAACGCCAGGTGGTTGAGGCCGGGGCGCAGGCGGTCGTGCTTCTCGGCGCGGACGGCGGGGCTCGCCTCGAGCACGATGTACGTCGCCCCGCGCAGCCAGCTCTGGCCCGAGGCCCACGTCTGGAAGCGCGTGTAGCCGAGCTCGTCGAGCAGCCACGCCCACGAGCTCTCCGCGGTGTCGAGGTCCTCGACCCACAGCTCGACGTGGTGGAGCTCGCCGCGCGGGCTCACGGTCAGAGCCCGGTGTCGATGGTCTCGTCGATCACGACGCCGCCCAGCAGCTGAGCCACGAGCGGCGCGCCGACCAGGCCCGACGACGCGAGGTCCGGGTCGTCGTCGGACGGCGAGTCGTCGTCCATCGAGACCGCGACGCGCGCCGACGACTGTCGGGCCCTCTGCTCGGCGGCCTGCCGTTCGAGGGTCTGACGGCGCGACTCGCGCACGCCGGGCGCGGGCCCGGTGGGGACGGCGGGCGTCGGGGCGCTGGGCGCCGACGGCGCGGAGGCATGGGAAGGCGCGGTGGGACGGGGAGCAGGCCTGCTGCCCGACGACGCCGCTCGCCCCTGGTCCGCGGGCGGCGGTTCGTGGCCCTCGTCGTAGTCGACGGGGGGCTCGGTCACGGGCAGACCCGCGAGCCAGGCCTCGTCGGCCGCGTTGACGACCGGCTCGGCCTCCGGCGCGGTGCGGGGAGCGGAGGCGGGCCGGGCTGCCGGGCGCTCCTGGAGCGCGACGCCGCCCTGCTGCACGGGGGCCGTTCCCTGCGCACCGGGGCCCGAGGGCCGGACAGTACCCGGACCGTTCGGGGCTGACGAGGCCGACTGCATCCCAGGTCCCCCGGGTGCCGAGACCACGCCGACGGGCTCGCCGACCGGCACGACGGCCTCAGGTCCGGAACCGCCGGGGCCGCTCGGCGGTGCGGTCGGCGGTGCGGTCGGCGCTGGGCCTCCCGCGGCCGGACCAGCAGGGGCGCCCGGTGCGCCGTCGTCGGACGGCTCGTCCCGGCGCGGCGCGGGCGGCGCGTCCGGGACGGGAGCGCTCGGGGCCGAGCCGCCGCCCTCGTCGAGGCGGGCCTCGACCCGGACCTGGAAGCCGAGGGTCTGGTAGACGGCCTCCTGGACGGCCCCCGTGTGCCGGGACGTGGAGAAGGTCCGCGCGAGCGCCGGCGTCTGGAACGCGAGGTACAGGGTGTCCGGCGTGAGCTCCCCGACCTGCGCGTTGCCGCTCACGAGCGACCACGTGACGCGGCTCGAGCTCAGGGTCTGGAGGACCTCGGGCCAGCGTCGACGCAGGACGTCGGTGCTGAGTGCGTCGACATCGCTCGACGCGGGCGCCGGGGCGGCCGGGGGCTGGACCACGGCCACCGGCGCGACGGGCGCCTGGGTGGCCGCAGCAGGTGCGGGAGCCGGCTCGACCCGCGCGGCCTCGGGAGCCGTCACCGAACCGAGGTGCGCGGCAGGGGCGGCGTCGTCGTCCGGCACGACGGACGCGGCAGCACCACCCTCGACCGGGGAGGCGACGACCGGCGTCCCGACGGGTGCGTCCGTCGCCACCTCGCTCGTCGCGGGCTCGCCCGTGCCGACCGGCACGACGACGGGCCAGCCCTCGCTCTCGCCCGCGGCGCCCGAGGTCTCGCCCGCGGAGGCGACGTCGCTCGTGAGCGCAGCGGCCTGCGGCTCGGCGGCCGCAGGAGCCGGCCCCTCCCCTGCCTTGCGGGCCTGGAGCGCCGCCCGGGCGGCAGCAGCCCCGCTGAGCCCGCTCACGGGGGCTGCGGGTGCGTCGTCCTCGACCCGCGGGCCACGCGGCGCGGGGGCGACGAGGCCCTCGGGTCCTCCCGGGCGCGGCGCGGCCGCGACGGGCGCGATGCCCGCGACGCCGAGGCCGCCTCGCTCCAGCCGGTCGATGCGCGCCGCGAGCCCCGCGGCGCCGTCGTCCACGCCGGGGAGCAGGAGGCGCGCGCACAGGAGCTCGAGGTGCAGGCGGGGCGACGTGGCGCCGCTCATCTCGGTGAGCGCCGCGTTGACGAGGTCCGCCGCGCGCGAGAGCTCGGCCGCGCCGAGGTTCTGCGCCTGGGTCTTCATGCGGTCGAGCTGGTCGGACGGGACGTCGCGCAGCACGGCGTCCGCAGCGCCGCCCGAGACGGAGATGACGATGAGGTCGCGCAGGCGTTCGAGGAGGTCCTCGACGAAGCGGCGAGGCTCGTGGCCCGTGGTGATGATCTGCTCGACGACCCGGAAGATGCTCGCGCCGTCGCGGGCCGCGAGGGCCTCCACGACGTCGTCGAGCAGCGAGGCGTGCGTGAAACCCAGCAGGTCCACGGCGCGCTCGTAGTCGACGCTCCCGGCCTCGGCGCCCGCGATGAGCTGGTCCATGACGGACAGCGAGTCACGCACCGAGCCGCCGCCCGAGCGCACGACGAGCGGCACGACGCCGGTGCCGATGGTCACGCCCTCCGCGGCGCAGAGCTGCTCGAGGTAGGGACCCAGGACGTCCGGAGGGACGAGGCGGAACGGGTAGTGGTGCGTGCGCGAGCGGATGGTCCCGATGACCTTGTCCGGCTCGGTCGTCGCGAAGATGAACTTCACGTGCGGCGGGGGCTCCTCGACGAGCTTGAGGAGCGCGTTGAAGCCCTGCGGCGTGACCATGTGGGCCTCGTCGAGGATGAAGATCTTGTACCGGTCGCGGGCGGGCGCGAAGGTCGCGCGCTCGCGCAGCTCGCGGGCGTCGTCGACACCGTTGTGCGAGGCCGCGTCGATCTCGATGACGTCGAGGCTGCCGGATCCGCCGCGCGCGAGCTCGACGCACGACGAGCACTCCCCGCAGGGGGTGTCGATGGGCGTCTCCTCGGTGTTGCGTGCGCAGTTCAGGGTGCGCGCGAGGATGCGCGCCGAGGTCGTCTTGCCGCAGCCGCGAGGGCCGGAGAAGAGGTAGGCGTGGTTCACTCGTCCGCTGCGCAGCGCCTGCCGCAGTGGTCCGGTGACGTGGTCCTGCCCGATGACCTCGGCGAAGGTCTCTGGCCGGTAGCGGCGGTACAGGGCGGTGCTCACCCCGGCAACTCTAGACGGCGTGGCTGACAGCGCGCACAGCGGGCCGACGGCCGCGCTGCCCGGGGCCGTCGGCCGCGCCTCAGCGCCGCAGGACCTTGCGCGCGAGCCAGTTGCCGAAGAACTGGACGACCTGCACGATCACGATGATGACCACGACCGTCACGGCCGTGACGGCCCAGTTGTACCGCTGGTACCCGTACCGGATCGCGAAGTCGCCCAGGCCGCCGCCGCCGATGTACCCGGCCATCGCGGACATGTCGATCACGGCCACGAAGATGAACGTGTAGCCCAGGATGAGCGGCGCGAGCGCCTCGGGGATGAGGACCGTCCGGATGATCCGCCAGGGCGAGGCGCCCATGGCGCGCGCGGCCTCGACCACGCCCGGGTCGATGCTCACGAGGTTCTGCTCGACGATGCGCGAGGTCCCGAACGCGGTCATGACGGACAGCGGCAGGATGAACGCCTCGGTGCCGATCGTCGTCCCGACGAC
Proteins encoded:
- a CDS encoding TSUP family transporter — its product is MPGSGGLELDLLTIALLVLAGLTAGWIDAVVGGGGLVQLPALLLVPGISPVQALATNKLASIMGTSVSATTYYRRVGPDLRTAGPMALAALVGAVGGAALASKIPAELFKPIILVVLIAVAAYTIARPKLGHTTNLRWEGNGHRWAAAGIGLAIGFYDGLLGPGTGTFFVISLVSILGYAFLPASALAKIANFATNAGALIFFVPYGAVLWGLGLAIGAANLLGAYIGARMAVAKGSGFVRVVFVVVVGVLICKLGYDVVTSLGE
- a CDS encoding ABC transporter permease, giving the protein MSTQQFLSPQPTGTAPTGSASTPDKRGDWSLSWHGVRTVATLELRQRVRSTRWKIALVVWFVVVGGITLLTSGALSFTTGYDNGSDVQYGPIIFGAVVFFVLFLGLLVAPTLSASAINGDRNAGTLATLQVTLLTAAEIVVGKLVAAWSAALAFLVVSIPFIAWALVAGGVSFLSLVTTVLLLAVLLAVVCAIGLGFSALTTKTSGSAVLTYLTVAGLTVVSLIAFGLTVPLVTYESEAQVWSVPDDYDGEYGTAPECEWQARELTQSHTELTWWLLAVNPFVIVADAAPQPTYADSDEAYFSTSDPLSLIRAGVRAARTGPSPVQDWCYGNGADYESPVDAPEADDSPVWPWGLGANLLLGAGGVVLAVRRLRIPTAKLPRGTRVA
- a CDS encoding DUF5063 domain-containing protein, producing MVETEEAVGSDLRSVAASVSAQARTFLTTTAEVASGAAPEAAIPLLLLATSDLLAVGARLGAMMDVVPDQRFEPDAGPETDLDPLREGLARLLDGLDDYPEIEDPVLGAVVGQASVSGDIACIAEALAKGLQHYDSGQELEALWWWQFSYLSLWGERAASALRVLQLVLAHLRLDVEDDVAAEAEYDALHA
- the recR gene encoding recombination mediator RecR produces the protein MYEGAVQDLIDELGRLPGVGPKSAQRIAFHLLAADAADVRRLADALTEVKLRVRFCEICGNVAESEQCRICRDPRRSAEVICVVEEPKDVVAIERTREFRGKYHVLGGAINPIDNVGPDDLRIRELLTRLADGAVQEVILAMDPNVEGEATATYLTRMLSPMGLRVSRLASGLPVGGDLEYADEVTLGRAFEGRRVVSG
- a CDS encoding VOC family protein, whose amino-acid sequence is MSPRGELHHVELWVEDLDTAESSWAWLLDELGYTRFQTWASGQSWLRGATYIVLEASPAVRAEKHDRLRPGLNHLAFSGGRPSEVDDLAARAAEHGWSLMFADAHPYAGGPQHYAAYLENADGFEVEIVAADD
- a CDS encoding DNA polymerase III subunit gamma and tau, translating into MSTALYRRYRPETFAEVIGQDHVTGPLRQALRSGRVNHAYLFSGPRGCGKTTSARILARTLNCARNTEETPIDTPCGECSSCVELARGGSGSLDVIEIDAASHNGVDDARELRERATFAPARDRYKIFILDEAHMVTPQGFNALLKLVEEPPPHVKFIFATTEPDKVIGTIRSRTHHYPFRLVPPDVLGPYLEQLCAAEGVTIGTGVVPLVVRSGGGSVRDSLSVMDQLIAGAEAGSVDYERAVDLLGFTHASLLDDVVEALAARDGASIFRVVEQIITTGHEPRRFVEDLLERLRDLIVISVSGGAADAVLRDVPSDQLDRMKTQAQNLGAAELSRAADLVNAALTEMSGATSPRLHLELLCARLLLPGVDDGAAGLAARIDRLERGGLGVAGIAPVAAAPRPGGPEGLVAPAPRGPRVEDDAPAAPVSGLSGAAAARAALQARKAGEGPAPAAAEPQAAALTSDVASAGETSGAAGESEGWPVVVPVGTGEPATSEVATDAPVGTPVVASPVEGGAAASVVPDDDAAPAAHLGSVTAPEAARVEPAPAPAAATQAPVAPVAVVQPPAAPAPASSDVDALSTDVLRRRWPEVLQTLSSSRVTWSLVSGNAQVGELTPDTLYLAFQTPALARTFSTSRHTGAVQEAVYQTLGFQVRVEARLDEGGGSAPSAPVPDAPPAPRRDEPSDDGAPGAPAGPAAGGPAPTAPPTAPPSGPGGSGPEAVVPVGEPVGVVSAPGGPGMQSASSAPNGPGTVRPSGPGAQGTAPVQQGGVALQERPAARPASAPRTAPEAEPVVNAADEAWLAGLPVTEPPVDYDEGHEPPPADQGRAASSGSRPAPRPTAPSHASAPSAPSAPTPAVPTGPAPGVRESRRQTLERQAAEQRARQSSARVAVSMDDDSPSDDDPDLASSGLVGAPLVAQLLGGVVIDETIDTGL
- a CDS encoding methionine ABC transporter permease produces the protein MNRDWSTLWPILLSSLGETLYMVSIALLAGGLGGLVLGLALYCTRKGNLLANSVVFNVLNVLVNIVRPIPFIIFLTMIYPVTLAVVGTTIGTEAFILPLSVMTAFGTSRIVEQNLVSIDPGVVEAARAMGASPWRIIRTVLIPEALAPLILGYTFIFVAVIDMSAMAGYIGGGGLGDFAIRYGYQRYNWAVTAVTVVVIIVIVQVVQFFGNWLARKVLRR